A genome region from Carya illinoinensis cultivar Pawnee chromosome 2, C.illinoinensisPawnee_v1, whole genome shotgun sequence includes the following:
- the LOC122294655 gene encoding exopolygalacturonase-like, producing MVVNINIKNNAERAVGVRAIFVIVLFALSIACCEAKGGRHVGRVTPRVDPFRGAHLGQTDIAGRNEKVFNVLQFGAKPDGRKDCTQSFVRAWRAACDFKGRSRLLIPGGTFLLSEIVFAGPCSGPDPKIVQVIGTVKATTDVSEYSSSEWVLFESINGLVVTGRGTFDGQGAAVWKYNDCRGNNNCVQLPSNIKFNKVTGAVLRGITSLNSKGVHIFITNCDNIRVRKVHVIAPEDSPNTDGIHVSHSNNVKIARSVIRTGDDCISMIQGATNVAINKVACGPGHGISVGSLGKYPHEEDVRGIYVKNCTFTGTDNGIRIKTWPGSDPSSASGMLFQDLIMNNVKNPIIIDQGYCGSKSSGCNKSPSRVKISTVHYVNIRGTSATPEAVKLMCSSQFPCQDVHFYNIDLKYQRSGSTATCSNAKAGYAGRQNPPPCK from the exons ATGGtagtaaatattaatattaaaaataatgcagAAAGGGCTGTAGGCGTGCGTGCCATTTTCGTAATTGTGTTGTTTGCATTATCGATCGCCTGTTGCGAGGCCAAGGGTGGTCGTCATGTGGGTCGTGTGACGCCGCGTGTTGATCCTTTCCGGGGTGCTCATTTGGGTCAGACTGACATTGCCGGTCGGAACGAGAAAGTCTTTAACGTATTGCAATTTGGTGCCAAACCTGACGGAAGGAAAGATTGCACCCAG TCTTTCGTAAGAGCATGGCGTGCAGCATGTGACTTCAAGGGAAGGTCGAGGCTACTCATCCCCGGAGGGACATTCTTGCTTTCTGAGATAGTGTTTGCAGGGCCATGCAGCGGTCCAGATCCCAAAATTGTTCAAGTTATAGGCACAGTAAAGGCAACGACCGATGTGTCTGAATATTCTTCCTCTGAATGGGTCTTGTTCGAATCCATAAATGGATTGGTTGTTACAGGTAGAGGCACTTTTGATGGCCAAGGTGCTGCTGTTTGGAAATACAATGACTGCCGCGGTAACAACAATTGCGTCCAACTCCCATCT AACATAAAGTTCAATAAGGTCACTGGCGCAGTTCTGCGAGGCATCACTTCCCTCAACAGCAAAGGGGTTCATATTTTCATCACTAACTGTGATAATATTAGGGTGCGCAAGGTTCACGTAATTGCTCCCGAAGATAGCCCCAACACTGATGGCATCCACGTTAGCCATTCCAACAATGTGAAAATAGCTAGGTCTGTCATCCGCACTGGTGATGATTGCATCTCTATGATCCAAGGAGCCACCAACGTTGCAATCAATAAAGTAGCCTGTGGACCTGGACATGGCATCAG TGTGGGTAGCCTTGGCAAGTACCCCCATGAGGAGGATGTGAGAGGAATCTACGTGAAAAACTGCACCTTCACCGGCACAGACAACGGAATCAGAATCAAAACGTGGCCGGGATCGGATCCAAGTTCAGCATCTGGGATGCTTTTTCAGGACCTCATCATGAACAATGTTAAGAACCCCATCATCATAGACCAAGGCTACTGCGGATCAAAATCAAGTGGTTGCAATAAATCG CCATCGCGTGTGAAGATCAGCACTGTTCATTACGTGAACATAAGGGGAACATCGGCGACACCAGAAGCTGTAAAGCTCATGTGCAGCAGCCAGTTCCCTTGCCAAGATGTTCACTTCTACAACATAGATCTTAAGTACCAGAGGAGTGGGAGCACCGCCACGTGTTCCAATGCAAAAGCAGGGTATGCTGGCAGACAAAACCCACCACCTTGCAAATAA